The Verrucomicrobium spinosum DSM 4136 = JCM 18804 DNA segment GAGGCGCGGAAGGTGCCTTCAGGGGAGGGAAGGAGGACCGGAGCCCCGGACTTCATCGCGCCCATGACATCACGAACGCTTTCCGGGTCTTCATCCAGAAGGAAGTAGAGGAAGCGTTCGAAGTTCGACGCCGCCTGGATGTCCATGCTCGGAGCATAGCTGGGCTGGACCTCACCGGGCACGTATTCGCCCTTGGTGAAGAAGCGGTACAGAATGTCGTTGTGATTTGTCGCCACGCGGAAGCCCACGTCCGGCAGACCCATGCGGTGGGCCATCCAGCCTGCAAGCACGTTGCCAAAGTTGCCCGTGGGCACCACGAACTCCACGTTTTTGCGGTTTTCCTCGGGCAGGCGAAGCCAGGCCCAAATGTAATACACGCACTGTGCGAGCACGCGGGCGATGTTGATGGAATTGACCGCTGAGAGGTGCTGGGATGCGGCAAAAGCGGTGTCGCCAAAGGTCTCTTTTACCATGCGCTGGGCGTCATCAAAGGTGCCCGGCACCGGAATGGCGAAGACGTTGGCTGCGCCGGTGCAGGCCATCTGGCGCTCTTGAAGAGGGGCCACCCGGCCTTGAGGATAGAGGATGAAAATGTTGATGCCTTCCTGCCCCATGCAGCCGTGAATGGCGGCGGAACCTGTGTCCCCAGAGGTGGCACCCAGCACCGCCAGACGGTGGCCCGTGTGCGCGACCTGGCGCTTGTAGAGCAACCCCAGCAACTGTAGGGCAAAGTCCTTGAACGCCAGGGTCGGGCCGTGGAAGAGCTCCAGAACAAAGGTACGATCATCCAGCTTCTTAAGCGGAGCCACGTCTGGGGAGTCGAACCGTGCATAGGCCTGAGTGGTCAGGCCCAGCCATTCCTCATGCGGG contains these protein-coding regions:
- the thrC gene encoding threonine synthase translates to MHYISTRGQTRPHTFAEAVEAGLAPDGGLFLPESWPDISTKLAGWATLSYAELAAEFFTLFAPDIPHEEWLGLTTQAYARFDSPDVAPLKKLDDRTFVLELFHGPTLAFKDFALQLLGLLYKRQVAHTGHRLAVLGATSGDTGSAAIHGCMGQEGINIFILYPQGRVAPLQERQMACTGAANVFAIPVPGTFDDAQRMVKETFGDTAFAASQHLSAVNSINIARVLAQCVYYIWAWLRLPEENRKNVEFVVPTGNFGNVLAGWMAHRMGLPDVGFRVATNHNDILYRFFTKGEYVPGEVQPSYAPSMDIQAASNFERFLYFLLDEDPESVRDVMGAMKSGAPVLLPSPEGTFRASRMADHGIAQTITRIWQQYQYVADPHTACAFTDMAADRTSVVLATASPAKFPEVVTQSTGQEPLHPTLEMLKALPLVTNPLPADVEALKAFITAHHAE